From the Trifolium pratense cultivar HEN17-A07 linkage group LG4, ARS_RC_1.1, whole genome shotgun sequence genome, the window CAACAACTTTGTCATTCCCAAGAGCATTGATCAGGATCCCACTTCGGCTAAGAATTGGAACATCCATAGCACTGTCGATGATAGTGTCCATTAAGAATATAAACGATGTTATCTCATTACCTGCACCAACGTGGATACGCTCGAAGGCAATGAGGTTAAGGAACATGTATTCTGTGCCATCGTCTAATTTCAAGGCCGGGAGCCAAAGAACACCCCGATTGAAGGAGAAATCTTTTAGACTccttgttttgctttttttgAAACGTATTCCAGCCTCTTGGAGCTCGATTGCGGATCGAATGATATGATCTATTTCTCCTGCCTctaaacataaacaattttctttGCCTTTTTGGGGCttgggtggtggtggtgggtaGCTTGGTTCTTCTAGTATTAGACTCTTTCTATACAAGTCCAAGACATGCATGCATTTCCCCAACTCTTTGATTTTCTCGTTCGAGGAGGTATCTTCTATGAATATTGGGTTTAACAACTTTATGATTTTCGTGTTTAACTCATAATCATCTTCCTGCAATGTTTCATATAAACTCTAGCTTTAATTAGAATAATCAATCAACATATCAAccaacatttatatatatatatagctataAACGCAAAAATAGGATTTGTATAACATATACAATATTTCACAtgttaaaacaacaaaaagtaaGAACttttcttagaattgagtattgggcctaactcatccttacaaaaccggcttgtaaggtgaggattgcctctaatatataaacacttagtcaggtcatctctcaaccgatgtgggactcttaacacaccccctcacgcccagcactatagGGCTttgtgcgtggatataaacggtaggtggtccgatagcggaaacctgataacaggtggcccaacggatcgtggagaggctctgataccatcttacgAATATCGagacctaactcatccttacaaaaccggcttgtaaggtgaggattgcctctaatatataaacacttagtcagaccatctctcaaccgatgtgggactcttaacattTTATTGCTATCTTTACACTAAAATTTGGTCTTTACATATTTGTAGAAAATTATTTATCAATATCTTCTACACTAACATTTGGTCTTtacatattagtaaaaaattatgtCAAAGTAGATTTTTTGAATACTTCACGTAGTGAAATCATGACATTTATTTTAGAAAGGAGGAGTAATATTTTCCgtaaaacaatattatttaaataattataaaatgttaGCTACATTTATATTTAAGTATAGATCATTTGGTCAATaatcttataagttataactaaacaaacaaaaaatggacCATTAATATTACCTCATCAACCCCGGTTTCAACCTTAGTCAATATATGTAGAACCTTCATAGGTATCTGATTCTCAAGCATGAGCATATCACGCTTGACATATGGCAACACATGTAGTTTCCCGTGTTTGCCAAACACAATATCATTCTCATCATAGTCGACAACCGAAATTTCAAGATCATTGACTCTCAAAATCTCCAAAATAAAACAACCATCAAGAATCATCATTCGAAGGAATTTCAATGTGTCATTTTTCCAATTAGTATCAAGTGGCATGTACGAGTCTTTCAACTCGTCAGCCACTTGATCCATACATTGGAAGAGAAATTCAATAGGTTTTTTACACCTCTTTAAGAAATGAACAAGGGCTCTTTGCTTTTGTGCTTCCATAGCCTTTAAACTCTCCTCTCCATAATGGTAAGGACCAAAGGAAATTGCCCGTGGTTTGTAGGCTTTTTTGTTCAAATCCGTGACTTGGGAGGGTATTTTGTAAATTGAATGCTTCCTCCATTGTTCCTTCTCATCATGACCATTGTTGTTGATATCCTCATTGATTTCATCCATCCACTTCATTTCTATTTccatatatatagatatatgcCTAATATGTTGGGTCTCTCTTCAtgatttaacatatatatactaCTTAATTAGCTTTAGCTAGCTACATGCTAAATAAGTTGATAGTAACATATAATATTCAGAATCTTATCTGAAATTAaagctaaaataaaataggcttaaatatgtTAATAGTCCCTCTAATTGTAACAAATTTTGGTATTAGTCCCtgcaattatttttgtttggttcaagTCCCTGCAGTTTGTAAAAAATTTGCTTTAAGTCCCTGCCGTGAGTGTGacgttaaaaaaaagttaaaactatTAGAGTGCCACGTGTCCCAATTATTTCACGCCACATGGCACagtaaaagttaattttttttgctatttccttttttcaaaatttgttttattattgtgtaaaaaaaaaatggaaatgaagaaaaacaaatatcaaTATCTTCTTCATTCCTGAACCTTCAACCTTCATCTTCTTTCCAAAACATTCACCCTCCATCTTCTTCTCTCCAAAACCTTCATCATCCCCACCCCGCAATGTCTTCCTCATCGTTGATCCAAATTCCCGACGGGTTATTCTGCAGCGAATGGAACGCGACGGCGAAGTCGCCAGCAGGAGGTTTTATAACGGTGGCACTAGCTATAATTCAGGACTCATCTGATACTAATTGGATCTCTTAACTAAATTCATTTTGTGAGAACTAGAATTATAAATTCAAGCAAGCTCCTCCTAAAGTCATAATTCAAGCAAGCTTCTCTTATGCTTCTTCTGTTGCGTCGCCGTATTCCCGGTCAGGAAAAAGGGGAAtagcaaaaaaatattaacttttacTGTGCCACGTGGCGTGAAATAATTGGGCCACGTGCACTCCATTAATTTTAACGTTTTTTTTAACGTCACACTCAAAGCAGGGACTTAGAGCAAATTTTTTACAAACTGCAGGGActtgaaccaaacaaaaataattgcaGGGATTAATACCAAAATTTGTTACAATTACAGGGACTATTAACATATTTAAGCCAATAAAATATTCACCTCATAAGCTGTAAAACTATCAATGGAGGAATCTTCTTTTTATAttactttaccaaaaaaaaaaactggaataatattctttttatagaaaattaaataattattacttTCAAAAAAGTGCAAAGAAATATATCTTAGATTTTATATATCCTTCAATTCCTTACGTACCTCTTTACAGTCCTTAAAGCATCTCTAATAAGAGTATCAAAGAATGTATTATAGGTTAATGATTCATACCTTAATGTTTTTATCATTGAAGTTTCATAATGTGACATATATAGAGCGTATCAAAATCGATGATATGGtaaataaggtaccgtatcatcaatttaatatcattaatttcagttaaaacataaatataaaatagaccacttgttaataatgtatgatgcccaaagtggtatcaccattggagcaaaatataTATCAGTTACATAAATATTGCATGACATTGTAGGGACCACTtattagtaatatataataCGCAAATGATATCATCtttgaagatactcttatcATCTCTATTATGTATGAAAAGATCATATCTGATTAAGCTTGTCATTAGCCTTTAATTAATCTTATATAAGGGATGGAAcaagtataaataaatattaaatacataaattattgattgatgatgccaaaaaatatttattattgatCGATTGCAAGTCTAAACCAATGTGATTATTGTGAACAAgtataaatacataaataataaattattgattGATTATTGCTAAGATGATTTTAAACTAAAATGCGGAAAGCAAAGCATAGCtttatctttttgttttgtatattgAATCAGCAGCTTTATCTTAATTACTCtctggacacaaatataaaaaaaaaatcattttatagttcagatatatttattattcattaaatctaaaaaataatttttttttatatttgtgtccgaaTAGAGTAAGTAATAACTGCTACTCCTTctagtcctaattataagagaatttttactttttaagtttattggaatgttaatgtatctaaactataatatagtttaaatatattaatttttcaataaatctacaaaataaaatttctcttataattagAACGGAAGGGAATTGTCTTTATTAAGGAACTGCAAGAAAATGCTTCTGTATGATCACGTGGTGATGGtactttttttattcttcttcttttctttccatttttttattctaaaGGTAGTTGGTGGCAAGTGATCTTCACGAGGACGAATATGATCGCTCTGGAGGACTAAAGATGTTATCGTGAAACTTGCGATGTTACCTAAGAATTTTATGGTAATTGGATGCAAGATATTAAAGAAGGTGGAAAACATTTTGACGGTTGTAGGTGGATGTGATACTAAGGGTGGTTGGATGCAAATGGACTTGGTGCATAATAGGGACGGAACAAAAAATCATCGAGGGTAACGAAAATATAACACTTAATAAATAACATCAACCATAACTAacatctattattttataattgcaTACACCTTAGtttaatgacaaataaaaaacatatatccATGCACTAAAAATAACATAtatcctaaaaaataaaaaagcatacAGCCATCAAAATTTTATGTTTCTCAAATTTTATGTTAACTAACCCTTGACTAGCATGATAAATATGTCTGTCTAATTAATGTATTAACATTGAAATAAACCTCCAAACTACATTAGAAGGTTCAGTGACCCGGATACTGGTGGTAAAAACTGAAAACCAAATAAAAGTATCGAGGACTACTATTTTATTAAGTTAAATATACTCTGTTTTTCTAAAAGAAACTAAACTACTTAGGAATAGACTCGGTGAACAAgttgattatttatttactggTTAGGggttaaattaaaataagtaacaaatatagtagtattattttataaccTCTCTATAAAAGAATGAGTGGACAATGAGAAGGGTGGCaaactatataataaaaaaaattaatggcaGGGTGGcgatatatatgtatgtataagGATAGTGTAGtaggtaatatatatatatatatatatatatatatatatatatatatatatatatatatatgggggctgctaacttagacccagttgggtctaagttagcaaggtgcaccttttcagttggaccaaaatacccattctttttaattaattaaccaaattaccatcaatggacgcggatccagtgtcgcgcgcgtgccgaaggaccatggttacagaccgttgatttccatcagacagccaagctctgatctcatcaagactgtctgatcaatcagacaacccagatcatcctgatccatcagattccagcgcctgcgccacactggattacaacctggagagagaaaaatttgctttttaaaagtaggacacgtgtcacacaatggttggctgggcgtgatttttgttcatttaatattttgaactcaattatttcgttgtaaattaattttttatttattttttttataccaaaattcataatttttttttctctacaaatagagacttggttcgtttgatttggacaccgaaaaaaaaacgcaatttttcactaccttaatctcatttttcactaccttacatcaactcactgaaaccattctaccagcaaaatggtttcagattacaactctctgaaaccattgtaccagataaatggtttcagaagcaaacacaattaataaattactcactgaaaccattctaccagtaaaatggtttcagaatacaactatgtgcaaccattctacaagctaaatggtttcagaagcaaataactaa encodes:
- the LOC123922319 gene encoding UPF0481 protein At3g47200-like, whose product is MKWMDEINEDINNNGHDEKEQWRKHSIYKIPSQVTDLNKKAYKPRAISFGPYHYGEESLKAMEAQKQRALVHFLKRCKKPIEFLFQCMDQVADELKDSYMPLDTNWKNDTLKFLRMMILDGCFILEILRVNDLEISVVDYDENDIVFGKHGKLHVLPYVKRDMLMLENQIPMKVLHILTKVETGVDEEDDYELNTKIIKLLNPIFIEDTSSNEKIKELGKCMHVLDLYRKSLILEEPSYPPPPPKPQKGKENCLCLEAGEIDHIIRSAIELQEAGIRFKKSKTRSLKDFSFNRGVLWLPALKLDDGTEYMFLNLIAFERIHVGAGNEITSFIFLMDTIIDSAMDVPILSRSGILINALGNDKVVAKLFNSMSKEIPVERGGHLDIVRNSMNHYCKKPWKNWRASLIHTYFRNPWAIVSLVAAIFLFALTIIQTIYTVRQFYQNPNPIPSPTKSPSFPVTPRRRP